GAGCTGGGGAAAGAAGCGGCGGAGATTCTGGTAGGCAAGATTAAAGGGGGTGAGGCTAAGAGGGTAATCCTTCCGTGCAGGCTGAAAGTGTGGGATTGATGAGGGAAGGTTATGTGATGGAGGTTTGTTTTTGCAAGAAGAGCAACCACACCATGGAGAAATAAGCCTCAAGACGTTATTTGGTAGTGTCGGATGGTTAAGTAGAAAGTAGAATGTACTGTTTCAAAGCAACATTTGATCCTGGTGGTGAAGGTATTGAGTATTTAGGGTAATTAGGAAAATTTAAAAATTAGGGAGGGGTATGTCATGAGACAGAAAAGTTTGATTATTGTAAGTTTGGTGCTGGCGGTGATTTTTCTGGCTTCAGCTGCTTTTGCCCAGCTTCCAGCGGGACTATCACGAGGAGAAACTCTTATTGTAGATCAACTGTCTCGCAGGGTAAGAATTCCTGGTAATTTCAATCTTTGGTCAGGTTGGAAAACGCCGGATCGAGGAATACAGCAACTCATGCTTGAACCTTTGTGGATAGTAGATTATGCTACGGGTGAAGTAATCTCCGCTCTTGCTGCAGAGTTACCCATTTACAACTCTGATTTCACCCAGATGACTATCAAACTTAGAGAAGGCATCTACTGGAGTGATGGAGTACCTATTACCGCTGATGACGTGGTATTTACTATTGACCTCCATGTACGTACCCCGGGTCTTCTTTATCACGGTCCCATGGCTGAGTTTGTGGACAAGGTTTACAAAACAGATGACCATACAGTAGTTGTGGAGCTCAAAGGTCCAAATTCCAGGTTTCACACGCATTTTCTGGATAGATGGGGATGTTTGCGCATTATGCCCAAGCATGTTTTTGAAAAGATAGAAGATCCATTGGCCTTTGAGTTCAACCCGCCGGTGAGTTCTGGACCTTATGTCCTTTACGATTATGATCCGGCTGGTTTCTGGACTCTCTGGGAGCGCAGGGAAGATTGGGAGAGAACCCCTACCGGGATACTGTATGGTGAACCCAAACCAAAATACGTGCTTGTGCGTGGATTTGAAGGAGAAGAAGCGAGAATTCTTGCTCAAGTGCGGCACGAACTAGACATGGCCCAGCATACCCCCGAGGGCCTTCGGGCGGTTCTGGAAAAAAGCAACACGGTAAGAGCCTGGAGGAAAGAGTGGCCCTGGGTGGTAAACATTGATCCTTGCATTACTGGGATAATGTTTAACAACATGGTCGAGCCCTATGACAACAGGGAGGTTCGTTGGGCTCTGGTTCTGGCTATTAACATCGTCGATTACATGGCGATAGCTTTTGACCTGATGGCCCCAGTTAGCCCCATCCACCTTCCACCGGTTCCTGCTTACCGAGAAGCCTTTTTCGAACCTTTAGAAGGGTGGTTGAAAGAGTTTGAACTCGACTTGGGGAACGGTGAAAAGTTTAAGCCTTATGACCCTGAAGTGCCTTTCAAGATAGCTCAGGCTGCCAAGGAACGAGGCTTCCCGGTTCCTGAAGACCCCGAAGCCATTAAAGAACTTTTTGGCATCGGCTGGTGGAAATACGCTCCCGATGTTGCAGAGAAGCTCCTTAAGAAGAATGGTTTTAGCAGGGGTGAAGATGGAAAGTGGCGTTTGCCTGATGGATCTTTGTGGAAGGTTACTATTGTTTCCTCTCCGGACCCCACACACCATCACTTTAGAAATGCGACTGCTGTTGCTGAAGAGTGGAGGAAGTTTGGCATCGATGCAGAGGTGCTACCAACTGAAAACTATAATACCTTAGTATTCAATGGAGAATTTGAAGTTACGACCCAATGGCCTGCGGCTGAACCCTGGGGTGCAGGTGTAGATTTGTCAAGAACTCTTGATCCCTGGCACTCACGTTCTGTGGTACCTATTGGAGAGACGGTTGCTGTTGGCCCGGGTGGTGCTGCACGCTGGTCCAATCCAGAACTTGATAAGATCATAGAGAAGATGGAGATAACAGATCCCTTTGCAGACATTGAAACCACTCGTTTGCTGGGTATTGAGGCTTTGAAAATTGTAGTGAAAGAAATGCCAACCATCCCCACTTACGGCTATTGCGGTGCTGTGGCCTGGGATGAATACTACTGGACCAACTATCCTGGCGCAGAAAATCCCTATACTCAGCCTTATCAGCACTGGCCGAACTTCAAGTATATGCTTCCTTTCTTAGAGAAAGCGAAGAAGTAAGTAGACTCAGTTGAGTTTGGGGGGTCTGGGGTTCTGTGCCGGACCCCCCTGGGGAGGAAATGGGATGCGATTTTTGAGAAGCTATCTTCTGCCACGGTTAATACAGTATGTGCTGGTCGTTTTCTCAGGGATAACGGCGGTTTTCCTCATTCCGCGTTTAGCCGGCCAGGACCCAGTTCTGGAAATGATTGCTCAAATTCAAGTTCAAGGTAGTACGTTGGATCCCACAGCGGTCAAAAGTTTAACTGAAACACTTAGAGAGTTGTATGGTCTTAAAGGTACAATGTTTGAGCAGTACCTGACCATGTGGAAAAGAGTGCTTCACTTTGATTTTGGTCCTTCTTTTTTCCAGTTTCCGACCCCAGTTTCTGACTTGCTCCGGATATACCTGCCCTGGACTCTGGGTCTTTTTCTAACCTCTACCGTGATAGCCTGGCTTCTGGGAAATATAGTTGGAGCTATTGCCGGATATTTTTCTCACCGAAGCTGGTCGAAAGCGCTTGATACAGCAATTATGTTTGTACGACCAATTCCTCACTACATTTTTGGAGTTCTCCTGTTAATCCTTTTTGCTTATGCCTGGAGGATTTTTCCTCTTGGAGGGCTGGTGTTTGGGAGGAGAGTGGTTTTTAACCTTGCTTTGGTTGTGGCTGTTTTGAAACACTCCTTTTTACCGGCACTTACTTTAGTCATATTGGGTGGTGCAGCCTGGTTTCAGCAGATGAAGCTTTTGGTCCAGAATGTAAAAAGGGAGGACTTTGTTCAGTATGCACAGAGTGGAGGGATACGTGAGAAAACCCTTATTTTCAGGTACATATTGCCCAATGCCATGCTTCCTCAGGTTACCCAACTTGCGTTACAGTTTGGGCAGGCCTTTAGTGGAACTCTAATAATAGAAATGGTTTTTTCCTATCCCGGCATGGGCCTTTTGCTTTATCGGTCAGTTACCAGAGGTGACTATAACCTGGTAATGGGTATCACAGTACTTTCTATCTTAACCATCACCACTGCGGTTCTTTTGCTCGATTTGCTGTATCCACTTCTTGATCCTCGAATTCGGCACAGGTAGGAGAAGAAAACCATGGTTTGGTTAAAAGAATTATTTGGAGATTACCGTTTTACTGTGAGTTTTGTTTTGCTCTCTTTACTTTTAGCGCTGGCTGTGCTTTCCTTCTTTTCACCTTACGATCCTGTCCGCTGGCTTCAGGTTCCCAGAGACAAACCCCCTGCCTGGCCCCATATTCTGGGTACCAATTCCAAAGGTCAGGATGTGTTTTGGGAGGCTACCTTTGCTATTAGAAATTCTCTGATAATTGCTTTCATCGCTGGTATAGTTTCACGGGTTGTAGCGGTGCTGGTTGGCTTTATAGCTGGCTACCGGGGTGGTCTTGTGGACCGAATGCTCATGGGTATTGCTGATGCACTGCTGGTTATACCTCTTTTCCTCATCCTGGTGATGATTGCCATGCTTTTGCGGGAAGCCATGACCCTGATAAACACTGGGTTGCTCCTTGCTTTCTTTGGTTGGGCTTGGGATGCACGAACCATCCGTTCCCAGATTTTAAGCCTGAGAGAGCGGGAATTTACTCAAACCTCCCTTCTTTCGGGTAATGGCACCTTGCCTCTGGTTACCAAAGAATATCTACCCTTTACTATTCCCTTGATACTCTCTACTCTGATTAACAACATTGCCTGGGCAATTGGCATGGAAATCGTTCTGGCCATCCTTGGTCTGGTCAGACTGGAGATACCTACCTTGGGAACTATGCTGAAGTGGGCTATAGATTACCAGGCAATGCTTCTTGGTCACTGGTGGTGGATATTGACTCCCCTGGTATTGACCGTATTTCTTCTGGTTGCTCTGTACCTTCTTTCGGTCAGTGTTAGTGAATACCTGGATCCCCGGGTGCGGATTCAGAGGATAGGGACACGGTGAAAGTAGAATGAAAACCGTACTAAAAGCTGAAAACCTGCGGGCTTTTTATGTCCTTCAGGTTGCGGGAAGGAAAAAGGTGATTCAGGCAGTTAACGGTGTAAATCTGGATATTCAGGAAGACCAGGTTTATG
This portion of the Thermatribacter velox genome encodes:
- a CDS encoding ABC transporter substrate-binding protein, with protein sequence MRQKSLIIVSLVLAVIFLASAAFAQLPAGLSRGETLIVDQLSRRVRIPGNFNLWSGWKTPDRGIQQLMLEPLWIVDYATGEVISALAAELPIYNSDFTQMTIKLREGIYWSDGVPITADDVVFTIDLHVRTPGLLYHGPMAEFVDKVYKTDDHTVVVELKGPNSRFHTHFLDRWGCLRIMPKHVFEKIEDPLAFEFNPPVSSGPYVLYDYDPAGFWTLWERREDWERTPTGILYGEPKPKYVLVRGFEGEEARILAQVRHELDMAQHTPEGLRAVLEKSNTVRAWRKEWPWVVNIDPCITGIMFNNMVEPYDNREVRWALVLAINIVDYMAIAFDLMAPVSPIHLPPVPAYREAFFEPLEGWLKEFELDLGNGEKFKPYDPEVPFKIAQAAKERGFPVPEDPEAIKELFGIGWWKYAPDVAEKLLKKNGFSRGEDGKWRLPDGSLWKVTIVSSPDPTHHHFRNATAVAEEWRKFGIDAEVLPTENYNTLVFNGEFEVTTQWPAAEPWGAGVDLSRTLDPWHSRSVVPIGETVAVGPGGAARWSNPELDKIIEKMEITDPFADIETTRLLGIEALKIVVKEMPTIPTYGYCGAVAWDEYYWTNYPGAENPYTQPYQHWPNFKYMLPFLEKAKK
- a CDS encoding ABC transporter permease, translating into MRFLRSYLLPRLIQYVLVVFSGITAVFLIPRLAGQDPVLEMIAQIQVQGSTLDPTAVKSLTETLRELYGLKGTMFEQYLTMWKRVLHFDFGPSFFQFPTPVSDLLRIYLPWTLGLFLTSTVIAWLLGNIVGAIAGYFSHRSWSKALDTAIMFVRPIPHYIFGVLLLILFAYAWRIFPLGGLVFGRRVVFNLALVVAVLKHSFLPALTLVILGGAAWFQQMKLLVQNVKREDFVQYAQSGGIREKTLIFRYILPNAMLPQVTQLALQFGQAFSGTLIIEMVFSYPGMGLLLYRSVTRGDYNLVMGITVLSILTITTAVLLLDLLYPLLDPRIRHR
- a CDS encoding ABC transporter permease — protein: MVWLKELFGDYRFTVSFVLLSLLLALAVLSFFSPYDPVRWLQVPRDKPPAWPHILGTNSKGQDVFWEATFAIRNSLIIAFIAGIVSRVVAVLVGFIAGYRGGLVDRMLMGIADALLVIPLFLILVMIAMLLREAMTLINTGLLLAFFGWAWDARTIRSQILSLREREFTQTSLLSGNGTLPLVTKEYLPFTIPLILSTLINNIAWAIGMEIVLAILGLVRLEIPTLGTMLKWAIDYQAMLLGHWWWILTPLVLTVFLLVALYLLSVSVSEYLDPRVRIQRIGTR